In Hypomesus transpacificus isolate Combined female chromosome 4, fHypTra1, whole genome shotgun sequence, the following are encoded in one genomic region:
- the zmym4.1 gene encoding zinc finger MYM-type protein 4 isoform X3: MAGKRAKHCSCSVFGCINENQNLFLVPSSDSLRNQYFNFIFSGNVPTQLPKVLHVCAKHFTDDCFLNLGQYRAGLAQRLKIKSGSLPTLLGSASKLGQEHTNQEMEEHSEKGPLNKLDKTTSSVSGSAVASQAAGEAPCSADRTPLDAPSPMETQEDALDEMEVNTIKVEDENLAEVNDEQKEDGEEELETHEKMNEEDMKGMPVVSSVIKGSVDCLSFCSLDMGVDMIGGMDTGTDEITDQDEEQEDCKKKIIVEEDSSDSMPSNVNSDCTSALENKVKLGLSKQIEKVKVKDEPVDEEYDEALVPYSTSGQVKDEPETVEDNLKISAVFSVGGATSPSVTMASPVLVPTPPKTTLPCALPLFHPATRMACTACKMALLKGQTAYQKKGSSSLFCSTACLTRPFPASQILPPDKTICHYCFNHITNLRTMIKAPVDTAGTRKAFCSNTCLSSFDFKRKTAGLTLSSSSTPTLTTTVAKIVEKCSYCKIPRITQHEVTVQGVVYKLCGDSCFKSFRTSKQLCMTTCMNCGAYCQDKSPQMKVDKIINSFCKAACKATYKQNCKTPTPCTMCHTSKPLTEMAESTDLEGKTDLFCNSSCLTAHKIKSVSSSGGLAECDYCKKKAVPTFHLAMSDSSIRNFCTLTCVLTFQEQFNKSNEQNPVNVVQKPTPPPAPPVQSQSSQTAPATPQGPVKLTCFQCDRLVTTKPEILQFKDKLMFLCSPACSEECKKTNVVMDRCVYCKIEKVVYQVRRINSKDSSFCSEGCKLLYNLDLEKLRGQYCRVCSFCASTSQKLVKGQFGGKNEDFCSEPCRSKFTMLFCQVAKCDQCGRQGKLTETLHMLGEVKHFCDVQCVLQFCFQKNLSQNQTRVPVSIAPIVGTTVASRSTPIIANVVSLASAPTKQPTTTASIALQGAVPGSFMKIIGNASTQTDMARAPPAPPPRILKNKALLCKPMVQNKGIMCKPQMVNSESQTDERFPKVIVLPIPVPVYVPIPMNLYAQYAPNPVGFPIPVPVPMFLPVTLDNAESIVKTILEIKEKIPSNPFEADILLMAEMVAEDGEEDRPGPGPRQTPAPIQDDRVSNYSEDLDTDDIATFLNNWQDECGPSGPPSNLPFARETLPSTVDIPVDQPDPPAQPPVLDIESDFPIETLELMAHWRQQAQRPPSPPAPRSPPRQRPRRKVQLKKKKGHETQASAASLSRVQEEVGVTEPPKLQIMYGVDAWKRWVQWRNSRPDVEPAPRFGSRPMVLKEDVLKCTTAELGFGLCRFISEVQRPDGQRYSPDSLFYLCLCLQQHLFENSRMENIFTDLFYSKFTMEITKLLKDFEPTITDSGYIHSRVEEEYLWGCKQLGAYSPIVLLNTLLFFCTKYFHFRTPAQHHQLSFGHVMRCTRSSFDGSKTNFLRFYPPLSFKDPPAEAEGVTAKRKREEQEKMLEMVENDDNPLRCPVRLYDFYLSKCSESVKQRTNVFYLHPERSCVPNSPLWFSSTPLDDTTMETMLTRILTVREMHLRPEEGGEGDKMEDELSSPPALGGDDDEDSD; the protein is encoded by the exons atggctggCAAAAGAGCCAAGCATtgcagttgctcagtgtttggatgtataAATGAAAACCAAAATCTTTTTCTAGTTCCTTCATCCGATTCTCTGAGAAACCAGTATTTTAATTtcattttctctggaaatgtaCCGACACAACTTCCGAAAGtgttgcatgtctgcgccaaacatttcactgACGACTGTTTCCTAAACTTGGGCCAATACAGAGCTGGCCTTGCTCAACGTCTGAAAATAAAGTCAGGATCATTACCAACTCTCCTTGGTTCAGCTTCAAaactcggacaa GAACATACAAACCAGGAAATGGAGGAACACTCGGAGAAAGGTCCATTGAACAAGTTGGACAAAACG ACTTCCAGTGTTTCAGGCAGTGCAGTGGCCTCTCAGGCTGCAGGGGAGGCACCTTGCTCAGCCGACAGGACACCCCTGGACGCTCCCTCTCCTATGGAGACCCAAGAGGACGCTCTGGATGAGATGGAGGTGAACACCATCAAGGTGGAGGACGAAAATCTGGCTGAGGTGAATGATGAGCAGaaagaagatggagaggaggagttggagacGCATGAGAAGATGAATGAAGAGGATATGAAGGGCATGCCAGTAGTGAGCTCAGTCATAAAGGGGAGTGTAGATTGCCTCAGTTTTTGCTCTCTGGATATGGGGGTTGACATGATTGGGGGGATGGACACAGGGACTGATGAAATCACGGACCAAGACGAAGAGCAGGAGGATTGTAAAAAGAAGATCATAGTGGAAGAAGACAGCAGTGATTCCATGCCCTCAAATGTGAATTCAG ACTGCACAAGCGCTCTGGAGAACAAAGTTAAACTGGGACTAAGCAAACAAATTGAGAAG GTCAAGGTAAAGGATGAGCCTGTAGACGAGGAGTACGACGAGGCCCTTGTGCCCTACTCCACCTCAGGACAAGTCAAGGATGAACCCGAGACTGTGGAG GACAATCTGAAAATCAGTGCCGTCTTCTCAGTGGGAGGGGCCACCTCGCCCAGTG TGACCATGGCAAGCCCCGTGCTGGTGCCCACTCCCCCCAAGACAACACTTCCCTGTGCCCTGCCCCTTTTCCACCCTGCCACACGCATGGCCTGTACAGCTTGTAAGATGGCCCTTCTGAAGGGCCAGACAGCCTACCAAAAGAAgggttcctcttctctcttttgctccacTGCCTGCCTCACCAGACCCTTCCCTGCTTCCCAGATCTTGCCCCCTGACAAGACCATCTGCCACTACTGCTTCAA CCATATAACCAATCTGAGGACTATGATCAAGGCTCCTGTGGACACGGCAGGAACAAGGAAGGCCTTCTGCAGCAacacctgcctctcctcctttgACTTTAAGAGGAAAACTGCTGGActaaccctctcctcctcctccaccccaactCTCACCACTACCGTTGCAAAAATCGTTGAAAAGTGCAGCTATTGTAAAATCCCCCGCATT ACGCAACACGAAGTGACAGTCCAGGGAGTTGTATACAAGCTGTGTGGGGACAGCTGTTTCAAGAGTTTCCGCACCTCCAAACAGCTGTGCATGACCACCTGTATGAACTGTGGAGCCTACTGCCAGGACAAGAGCCCTCAGATGAAGGTGGACAAGATCATCAATAGCTTCTGCAAGGCTGCCTGCAAGGCCACATACAAACAG AATTGCAAGACCCCTACCCCTTGCACCATGTGTCATACGTCCAAGCCGCTGACAGAAATGGCAGAGTCCACTGACCTGGAAGGCAAGACAGACCTCTTCTGCAACAGCAGCTGTCTGACCGCACACAAGATCAAGAGTGTCAGCTCCTCAG GTGGGCTGGCGGAGTGCGACTATTGCAAAAAGAAGGCAGTGCCAACCTTCCACCTGGCCATGTCTGACTCCTCCATCAGGAACTTCTGCACCCTGACCTGCGTCCTCACTTTCCAG GAGCAGTTTAACAAGAGCAATGAGCAGAACCCGGTGAATGTGGTACAAAAGCCCACCCCACCTCCTGCACCCCCTGTCCAATCACAGAGCAGCCAGACGGCGCCCGCCACACCACAGGGACCTGTCAAGCTAACGTGCTTCCAGTGTGACCGCTTGGTCACTACTAAGCCTGAGATCCTTCAATTCAAG GACAAGTTAATGTTCCTATGTAGCCCTGCGTGTTCTGAGGAGTGCAAGAAGACCAACGTTGTGATGGACCGCTGTGTGTACTGCAAGATTGAGAAGGTTGTTTATCAAGTCAGGAGGATCAACTCCAAGGACTCTTCTTTCTGCAGTGAAG gctGTAAGCTGCTGTATAACCTGGACCTGGAAAAGCTTCGGGGGCAGTACTGCCGTGTGTGCTCCTTCTGTGCCTCCACCTCCCAGAAGCTGGTTAAAGGACAGTTTGGAGGCAAGAACGAGGACTTCTGCTCTGAGCCGTGCAGGTCCAAGTTCACCATGCTCTTCTGCCAA GTGGCAAAGTGTGACCAGTGCGGGCGCCAGGGGAAGCTGACGGAGACACTGCACATGCTGGGCGAGGTCAAACATTTCTGTGACGTCCAGTGTGTGCTTCAGTTTTGCTTCCAGAAGAACCTTAGCCAGAACCAAACCAGAG TTCCTGTCTCCATTGCTCCTATAGTAGGCACCACAGTGGCTAGCAGGTCCACTCCCATCATCGCTAATGTGGTCTCGCTCGCTAGCGCACCCACGAAGCAGCCCACAACCACAGCCAGCATTGCCTTACAAG GAGCTGTTCCTGGTTCTTTCATGAAGATCATAGGAAAT GCCAGCACGCAGACAGACATGGCTcgtgccccccctgccccgccccccaggATTCTGAAGAACAAGGCTCTGCTCTGCAAGCCCATGGTCCAGAACAAGGGAATTATGTGTAAACCCCAAATGGTCAACTCTGAGTCCCAGACAG ATGAGAGGTTCCCCAAGGTGATTGTGCTGCCCATCCCAGTGCCAGTGTACGTGCCCATCCCTATGAACCTATATGCCCAGTACGCCCCCAATCCTGTGGGGTTCCCTATACCG GTGCCCGTGCCCATGTTCCTGCCGGTTACCCTTGACAACGCGGAGAGCATCGTGAAGACCATCCTGGAGATCAAGGAGAAGATCCCCTCCAACCCGTTTGAGGCCGACATCCTCCTGATGGCTGAGATGGTGGCTGAGgacggagaggaggacaggccgGGGCCGGGGCCGAGGCAGACCCCTGCACCCATACAAGATG ACCGGGTGAGTAACTACAGTGAGGACCTGGACACCGACGATATTGCCACCTTCCTCAACAACTGGCAGGATGAGTGTGGTCCCAGCGGGCCCCCCTCCAATCTGCCCTTTGCCCGAGAGACGCTTCCATCAACAGTGGACATCCCTGTCGACCAACCAGATCCCCCGGCCCAACCACCTGTCCTGGACATCGAATCTGACTTCCCCATTG AAACCCTGGAGTTGATGGCCCACTGGAGGCAGCAGGCCCAGcggccccccagccctccagccccccgctCCCCACCACGTCAAAGACCCCGCAGGAAAGTTCAGCTGAAGAAAAAG AAGGGTCATGAAACACAGGCGTCCGCTGCATCACTGAGCagggtgcaggaggaggtgggggtcaCGGAGCCCCCCAAGCTGCAGATTATGTACGGGGTGGACGCCTGGAAGAGATGGGTGCAATGGAGGAACTCTAGGCCAGACGTGGAGCCCGCCCCTCGGTTTGGCT CTCGGCCCATGGTCCTGAAGGAGGACGTGCTCAAGTGCACCACGGCCGAACTGGGCTTCGGCCTCTGTCGCTTCATCAGTGAGGTGCAGCGCCCCGACGGACAGCGCTACTCCCCAGACAGCCTGTTCTACCTGTGCCTGTGTCTGCAGCAG cACCTGTTTGAAAATTCCCGCATGGAGAACATCTTCACTGATCTGTTCTACAGCAAGTTCACCATGGAGATCACAAAGTTGCTGAAGGACTTTGAACCCACCATCACAGACagtg gcTACATCCACtctagggtggaggaggagtaccTGTGGGGCTGTAAGCAGCTGGGGGCCTACTCCCCCATCGTGCTGCTCAacaccctcctcttcttctgcaCCAAGTACTTCCACTTCCGCACGCCTGCCCAGCATCACCAGCTCTCCTTTGGCCACGTCATGCGCTGCACGCGCTCCAGCTTCGATGGCTCCAAAACCAACTTCTTGCGTTTCTATCCGCCCCTCTCCTTCAAGGATCCGCCTGCTG AAGCAGAAGGAGTGACagcaaagaggaagagggaggagcaggagaagatgCTGGAGATGGTCGAGAACGATGACAACCCTCTCCGCTGTCCTGTACGACTCTACGACTTCTACCTGTCAAAGTG tTCAGAGTCAGTAAAGCAGAGGACCAACGTGTTCTACCTCCACCCAGAACGCTCTTGCGTTCCCAACAGCCCCCTGTGGTTCTCCTCGACGCCCCTCGACGACACCACCATGGAAACCATGCTCACGCGCATCCTCACAGTCCGAGAGATGCATCTGAGgccggaggagggaggagaaggagataaGATGGAGGACGAGctgtcctcccctccagctTTGGGGGGTGATGATGACGAAGACTCAGACTGA